From Polaribacter butkevichii, a single genomic window includes:
- a CDS encoding tetratricopeptide repeat protein encodes MNLKGLYLFLLILTFVNCSNQNSNKKITTNNLEEKINQAFLDSELEDKTSTLLPVLFFIDNNSITFNDPCILSKVYHLRALKHYTLNEGDSLVKNAKKGVLFAEKCNNYEVKTALNNLLGIFYSNKKDSLLAIDSYNKALFYGEKNKDKTFVVDTYFSLCRLHANLKDWTKVIANAKKGIAAIEKSNYKQTRLKYFHTFLAEAYVNLGDYQLAEINLSKAIKITKKLKGKEKQEDLIKSYRAIYLIYAQLNKKQKKYDLAYQFMKSSDSLLLLKIKYQNEKNNVFLDTENALENELLKSNKRIIYNHRIITVGSILFLLISFYFIRRSYQFSNKLKISLEEKEALNDQLLCNFAKLEDTNNGLISKNEEIKSLLKFNEDTLLTKTLKISNYKDAVNNVIKKITTLIEEKESIKSVKMHSINRSLQEIISEEDFWEDFKIQFTKNRPYFFEGLLKKLPNLSITEQKHCAYIAVNLKSKEVATILSLSPRSVETTRYRIKKKLELENETLQEFLSKL; translated from the coding sequence TTGAATTTAAAAGGCCTTTATCTATTTTTACTGATTCTAACTTTTGTTAATTGCTCTAATCAGAATAGCAACAAAAAGATAACTACTAATAATTTAGAAGAAAAAATAAACCAAGCTTTTTTAGATTCAGAATTAGAAGATAAAACAAGTACTTTATTACCAGTTTTATTTTTTATAGATAATAATAGTATCACTTTTAATGATCCCTGTATTTTAAGTAAAGTATATCATTTAAGAGCATTAAAACATTATACTTTAAACGAAGGTGATAGTCTTGTAAAAAATGCAAAGAAAGGAGTTTTATTTGCTGAAAAATGTAATAATTACGAAGTAAAAACAGCTCTTAACAACCTTTTAGGAATATTTTATTCTAATAAGAAAGATAGCTTGTTAGCTATTGATAGTTATAACAAAGCTCTTTTTTATGGAGAAAAAAATAAAGATAAAACGTTTGTTGTAGATACTTATTTTAGCCTTTGTAGGTTGCATGCTAATTTAAAAGATTGGACAAAAGTTATTGCAAATGCTAAAAAAGGAATTGCTGCTATAGAGAAAAGTAATTATAAGCAAACAAGATTAAAATATTTTCACACATTTTTAGCAGAAGCTTACGTAAATTTAGGAGATTATCAATTAGCCGAAATTAATTTATCGAAAGCAATTAAAATCACAAAAAAGCTTAAAGGAAAAGAAAAACAAGAAGATCTTATAAAGTCTTATAGGGCTATATACCTTATTTATGCGCAACTAAATAAAAAACAAAAGAAATATGATTTAGCTTATCAATTTATGAAATCTTCTGATTCTTTGTTGCTATTAAAAATTAAATATCAAAATGAAAAAAATAATGTTTTTTTAGATACTGAAAATGCTTTAGAAAACGAATTACTTAAAAGTAATAAAAGGATTATTTATAACCATAGAATAATTACAGTTGGTAGTATCTTATTTTTATTAATTAGTTTCTATTTTATAAGAAGGAGTTATCAGTTTTCAAATAAACTTAAAATTTCTTTAGAAGAAAAAGAAGCCTTAAACGATCAACTTTTATGTAATTTCGCAAAATTAGAAGACACCAATAATGGATTGATTTCTAAAAATGAAGAAATAAAATCTTTATTAAAATTTAATGAAGATACATTATTAACTAAAACACTAAAAATTTCTAATTATAAAGATGCTGTAAATAATGTTATAAAAAAGATTACTACACTTATAGAAGAAAAAGAAAGTATAAAAAGTGTTAAAATGCATTCTATAAACAGATCTTTACAAGAAATTATTTCTGAAGAGGATTTTTGGGAGGATTTTAAAATTCAATTTACCAAAAACAGACCCTATTTTTTTGAAGGGTTATTAAAAAAATTACCAAATTTATCTATAACAGAGCAAAAACATTGTGCATATATAGCTGTAAACTTAAAGAGTAAAGAAGTGGCAACTATTTTAAGTTTATCTCCAAGAAGTGTAGAAACCACAAGGTATAGAATTAAGAAAAAACTAGAACTAGAAAACGAAACCTTACAGGAGTTTTTAAGTAAATTATAA
- the rlmF gene encoding 23S rRNA (adenine(1618)-N(6))-methyltransferase RlmF, producing MKDKGLHPKNKFNKGYNFEELNVINPALKEFVAKNEFGTFTIDFSNPEAVKELNKALLFSFDKISTWHFGDKNLCPPIPGRLDYIHHLADLLSGENNIKILDIGTGATGIYPLLGIAEYDWNFVATDIDLDSLDTVQDIMDDNKLSAKIELRHQENEAQILKGILKDDDSFSAVMCNPPFYKSAEEAQGANGRKSRNLGNNAVRNFAGNNNELWYIGGEKAFLHNYLYESSLFPKTSKWFTSLVSKKENVKSLEKSSAKLGAREFKIIPMHQGNKVTRVVAWRF from the coding sequence ATGAAAGATAAAGGTCTACATCCAAAGAACAAATTCAACAAGGGATATAATTTTGAAGAATTAAATGTTATAAACCCAGCATTAAAAGAATTTGTTGCTAAAAACGAATTTGGTACTTTTACCATCGATTTTTCAAATCCGGAAGCAGTAAAAGAATTGAATAAAGCCTTATTATTTTCTTTTGATAAAATTTCTACTTGGCATTTTGGAGACAAAAATTTATGTCCACCAATACCAGGACGTTTAGATTATATTCATCATTTAGCAGATTTACTTTCTGGAGAAAATAATATTAAAATTTTAGATATTGGTACAGGAGCAACTGGTATTTATCCTTTATTAGGTATTGCAGAATACGATTGGAATTTTGTTGCTACAGATATCGATTTAGATTCTTTAGATACTGTACAAGATATTATGGATGATAATAAACTTAGTGCTAAAATTGAGTTACGTCACCAAGAAAATGAAGCGCAAATTTTAAAAGGAATTTTAAAAGATGATGATTCTTTTTCTGCAGTAATGTGTAATCCGCCTTTTTACAAATCGGCAGAAGAAGCACAAGGAGCAAACGGTAGAAAATCTAGAAATTTAGGTAATAACGCTGTTAGAAACTTTGCAGGTAACAATAATGAACTTTGGTACATTGGTGGAGAGAAAGCTTTTTTACATAATTATTTATATGAAAGTTCTTTGTTTCCTAAAACTAGTAAATGGTTTACAAGTTTGGTTTCTAAGAAAGAAAACGTAAAAAGTTTAGAGAAATCTTCAGCTAAATTAGGAGCTAGAGAGTTTAAAATTATTCCGATGCATCAAGGAAATAAAGTAACAAGAGTTGTTGCTTGGAGATTTTAA
- the bshC gene encoding bacillithiol biosynthesis cysteine-adding enzyme BshC has protein sequence MKVTQIPFKKTGFFSATMLDYLEKKEAIHPFYNNFPDITGFHNQIEEKQKSYRLQSRLVLVDALKKQYQGFNVSEKTNEYIESLKLQNTFTVTTGHQLNLFTGPLYFLYKILSTINLCEELATKFPEQNFVPIYWMATEDHDFEEINYFNFDGKKVMWNREDGGAVGRFSTDGLDAVFDVFSNHLGNSKNATFLKQLFSDGYLKHNNLADATRYIANELFSAYGLVILDGDDASLKELFSPIVKDELENQTSFKAVSKTIKDLEKSYKIQVNPREINLFYLGADFRERILFEDGIYKVNNTNITFTKAEILKEVDDNPKSFSPNVIMRPLYQEVILPNLCYLGGGGEMAYWLELKDYFEKVAIPFPILLLRNSVQVVSEKQANKLEKLNISLEELFLDQYDLLSQKVTENSDIQVNFDEKIQFLEKQFLELKEVAKKTDISFVNAVKAQERKQVKGLENLQKRLLKAEKRRQKDLVDRITLLQNEILPNQSLEERQRNFSEYYLEYGGSFIEILKSTLKPLLLEFTVITL, from the coding sequence ATGAAAGTAACACAGATACCTTTTAAAAAAACCGGATTTTTCTCTGCTACAATGTTAGATTATTTAGAGAAAAAAGAAGCCATACACCCATTTTATAATAATTTTCCAGATATCACAGGTTTTCATAACCAGATAGAAGAAAAGCAAAAGTCTTACCGATTACAATCTAGATTGGTATTGGTAGATGCTTTAAAAAAACAGTATCAAGGTTTTAACGTTTCAGAGAAAACGAATGAATATATAGAGAGTTTAAAGCTTCAAAATACGTTTACGGTAACTACTGGTCATCAATTAAATTTGTTTACCGGGCCATTGTATTTTTTGTATAAAATTCTTTCTACCATTAATTTGTGCGAAGAATTGGCAACTAAATTTCCTGAGCAAAATTTTGTTCCAATTTATTGGATGGCAACAGAAGATCATGATTTTGAAGAAATTAATTACTTTAATTTTGATGGTAAAAAAGTAATGTGGAATAGAGAAGATGGTGGCGCTGTTGGTAGATTTTCTACTGATGGTTTAGATGCTGTTTTTGATGTTTTTTCTAATCATTTAGGCAATTCTAAAAATGCAACTTTTTTAAAACAACTATTTTCTGATGGTTATTTAAAGCATAACAATTTAGCGGATGCAACGCGTTATATTGCAAATGAATTGTTTAGTGCGTATGGTTTGGTTATTTTAGATGGTGATGATGCTAGTTTAAAAGAATTATTTAGTCCTATTGTAAAAGACGAATTAGAAAACCAAACTTCTTTTAAAGCAGTTTCTAAAACAATTAAAGATTTAGAAAAATCATATAAAATTCAAGTAAACCCAAGAGAGATTAATTTATTTTATTTGGGGGCTGATTTTAGAGAACGTATTCTTTTTGAAGACGGAATTTATAAAGTAAATAACACAAATATTACTTTTACCAAGGCCGAAATTTTGAAGGAAGTTGATGATAACCCAAAATCATTTTCGCCAAACGTAATTATGAGACCTTTATACCAAGAGGTTATTTTACCAAACCTTTGCTATTTAGGAGGAGGAGGAGAGATGGCGTATTGGTTAGAATTAAAAGATTATTTTGAAAAAGTAGCCATTCCGTTTCCTATTTTATTGTTACGTAATTCTGTACAAGTAGTTTCAGAAAAACAAGCAAATAAATTAGAAAAACTAAATATCTCTTTAGAGGAGTTGTTTTTAGACCAATATGATTTATTATCTCAAAAAGTAACCGAAAACTCAGATATTCAAGTAAATTTTGATGAAAAAATTCAGTTTTTAGAAAAGCAATTTTTAGAATTGAAAGAAGTAGCAAAAAAAACAGACATTTCTTTTGTAAATGCAGTAAAAGCACAAGAAAGAAAACAAGTTAAAGGTTTAGAAAACCTGCAAAAACGTTTGTTAAAAGCAGAGAAAAGAAGACAAAAAGATTTAGTTGATAGAATTACACTACTTCAAAATGAAATTTTACCAAACCAAAGTTTAGAAGAACGTCAACGTAATTTTTCTGAATATTATTTAGAATATGGAGGTTCTTTTATAGAGATATTAAAATCTACATTAAAACCATTGTTACTTGAATTTACGGTAATTACTTTGTAA